From a region of the Leishmania major strain Friedlin complete genome, chromosome 4 genome:
- a CDS encoding putative proton motive ATPase, with product MSSKSAAASLVDGSVGTPESWLPLNSVRAPPRVLDSTAVYEARQRFGMNEVRLTVTPLHRFVVGALLSPSTALVAAGAFVYEVVGGSHCLWFTLAWLVVMRIAVLVTTAVVDRARVRRLHRCLVPGRAVAYREETWAMVGSAQLVPGDLVRLVAGSGVFADCSLYSGSVLIDMSDVTGRTRTEPVTAGQLLIAGTKVVDGAADAVVRYTGPETFVGQTIELVERLPHGFEERQRLSRAYVSTYFLVAAVAVTAEVVLFGALRGWDGYSMWKVARETTLLALLCAPLLFDLAVYVAVSRGASAAMQRSQAVLLRLRALLSLASVDMLLVDKTGTLSSGHCTLAAHHRAYLAGYPSRAAVVQLMALACRWRQPSLHATKRAVLRSADLDACDEYTQLDYVEHEGEHRSSALLRRRDGALLRVTEGRLRSVLAVVQHPESAAACMEAQRLVFAWSQSGLRCVAVAVAEGDDPWRLAGLLTFADPLRSDAAPLVSDCSRLGVDVTLISGDEHRAVAAAAEAVQLKSEVMSGHDVPPLRLWEAEHRSPASALSVTVDLSAAANSASEYAACCAYAEMQPHQKAALVRALQQSGRVVAVLGDGVNDAAAARLSDVGIALLSAEQGQAAARGALWGADIALTSDHLGAVVELLVVSRELFSTIYSVFFWVAAAALQLSVLVAALAVAVPRRCVGESSNEMGLGLPPSGLHVLTLIYINGLTLIWVSTEAGDDTYWTVAPCCLSYRVALLQASTMAFIGLVGGVALGIVGGLACDRRGWWPLVSPSMLPVITEERLGGILTFYILYLNLFLTMSCASPVRAGWRFWRRSRLRVVLALAVVYGLCMTWAIDAHPRCAACLCVYCGVVAVLQDMAKLTVHGICYCLGFRTYRACVDGIHARVDADEDAAVALPRRTTSTPSHDAAGRRSSASSSLDAVVGCIASLDVKLFCRARPAPMTPAE from the coding sequence ACCGCTCCATCGCTTCGTTGTAGGCGCGTTGCTCTCTCCCAGCACGgccctcgtcgctgccgggGCGTTCGTCTACGAGGTcgtcggcggcagccacTGCCTGTGGTTTACCCTGGCGTGGCTCGTGGTGATGCGAATCGCGGTGCTGGTGACGACAGCGGTGGTAGACCGCGCACGGGTGCGGCGCCTCCACCGGTGCCTCGTACCAGGCCGCGCGGTTGCCTACCGAGAGGAGACATGGGCAATGGTGGGGTCAGCGCAGCTGGTGCCTGGTGACCTTGTCCGGCTTGTTGCAGGGTCCGGGGTGTTCGCTGACTGCTCTCTCTACAGCGGGTCCGTGCTGATCGATATGTCAGACGTGACGGGGCGCACCCGCACTGAGCCTGTCACCGCGGGCCAGCTCCTGATCGCCGGCACCAAGGTGGTGGACGGGGCTGCAGATGCTGTGGTGCGCTACACAGGGCCGGAAACGTTCGTGGGTCAGACCATTGAGCTCGTAGAGCGCCTGCCGCACGGCTttgaggagcggcagcggctcagCCGAGCCTACGTCAGCACATACTTCCTTGTAGCTGCCGTagcggtgacggcggaggtggtgctgtTTGGGGCTCTCCGTGGGTGGGACGGCTACTCGATGTGGAAGGTGGCGCGGGAGACAAcgttgctggcgctgctgtgcgctcCGCTTTTATTTGATCTCGCCGTGTACGTGGCCGTGTCACGCGGTGCGTCGGCGGCCATGCAGCGTTCTCAGGCCGTCCTCTTGCGCCTCCGCGCCCTCCTCTCACTTGCATCGGTGGACATGCTGCTCGTGGACAAGACGGGCACCCTGTCCTCTGGTCACTGCACCCTCGCGGCGCATCATCGCGCCTACTTAGCAGGGTATCCGTCGCGtgcagccgtggtgcagctgatggcgctggcgtgccggtggcggcagccAAGTCTGCACGCGACGAAGCGAgctgtgctgcgcagcgcggacCTCGACGCCTGTGACGAGTACACGCAGTTGGACTACGTAGAGCACGAGGGGGAGCATCGCAGTTCcgccctgctgcgccggcgtgacGGGGCGCTTCTTCGAGTCACCGAAGGGCGGCTTCGCTCCGTCTTGGCGGTCGTCCAGCATCCAGAATCTGCCGCCGCATGcatggaggcgcagcgtctgGTGTTTGCCTGGAGCCAGAGCGGTCTGCGatgtgtggcggtggccgttGCTGAGGGTGATGACCCTTGGCGGCTAGCAGGGCTTCTGACGTTCGCTGACCCActgcgcagcgacgcggcccCGTTGGTCTCGGACTGTAGCCGACTTGGTGTTGACGTGACGCTGATCTCCGGCGATGAGCACCGGgctgtcgccgcagcagccgaggcggtgcagctaAAATCCGAGGTGATGAGCGGACACGACGTGCCACCTCTGAGGTTGTGGGAAGCAGAGCACCGCTCACCAGCGTCTGCGCTGAGCGTGACGGTCGACCtgagcgctgctgcgaactCTGCGAGCGAGTacgccgcctgctgcgcgtACGCAGAGATGCAGCCTCACCAGAAAGCAgcgcttgtgcgtgcgcttcagCAGTCAGGCCGCGTCGTAGCGGTGCTGGGCGACGGGGTGaacgacgccgcagcggcgcgccttTCGGATGTCGGCATCGCGCTTCTTTCGGCTGAGCAGGGCCAAGCCGCGGCACGGGGCGCGCTGTGGGGTGCGGACATCGCCCTCACCTCCGATCACCTCGGCgccgtggtggagctgcttgTCGTCAGCCGCGAGCTCTTCAGCACCATCTACTCCGTTTTCTTTTGggtagcagcggcggcactgcagctgtCGGTGCTCGTTGCCGCCTTGGCGGTGGCGGttccgcggcgctgcgttgGCGAATCCTCGAATGAGATGGGACTAGGGCTTCCACCGAGCGGCCTTCACGTTTTGACACTCATCTACATCAACGGACTGACGCTGATATGGGTGTCTACAGAGGCTGGCGACGACACCTACTGGACCGTGGCACCCTGCTGTCTCAGCTaccgcgtggcgctgctgcaggcgtccACGATGGCTTTTATCGGGctcgtcggcggcgtcgccctcGGCATCGTTGGCGGCCTTGCCTGTGACAGACGTGGCTGGTGGCCACTAGTATCACCCAGCATGCTGCCGGTCATCACTGAGGAGCGCCTGGGCGGCATTCTCACGTTCTACATCCTCTACCTGAACCTGTTCCTGACGatgagctgcgcctcgccgGTGCGGGCGGGGTGGCGCTTCTGGCGACGCtcgcgcctgcgcgtcgtactcgccctcgccgtcgtgtACGGGCTGTGCATGACCTGGGCCATCGACGCACATCCCAGGTGTGccgcgtgcctgtgcgtctACTGTGGCGTCGTCGCAGTTCTGCAGGACATGGCGAAGCTCACGGTGCATGGCATCTGCTACTGCCTCGGCTTTCGCACGTACCGCGCATGTGTGGACGGCATACACGCCCGCGTCGATgcggacgaggacgccgcggtggcgctaCCACGCAGGACGACAAGCACGCCATCTCATGACGCCGCCGGTCGCCGCAGTTCCGCATCATCCTCTCTGGATGCAGTGGTGGGCTGCATTGCCAGCCTCGATGTGAAGCTGTTCTGCCGTGCCCGACCGGCGCCAATGACCCCAGCAGAGTAA